The Rosa chinensis cultivar Old Blush chromosome 7, RchiOBHm-V2, whole genome shotgun sequence DNA segment GTCAAAGCAAAGGTACACCAATTCTTCTCCCGTTGGAATCCAGTCGTGTTTAACTTTAAAATGGGTCATAAAATCAAAGAGATTAGAGAAAGACTAGATGAGATTGATGCTGAAAAGACAAAGCTTTCTCTCATTCAAGTTGTTGAACTAGTTGATGATTGTGGTGAGCCCCAAAGGGCACATGTTAATAAAAGGGAGACAGACTCTTTACTGGAAGGTCATGTTGTTGGAAGAGATGATGATAAGGAAAAAATTATCCTTCGCTTTGATGACACCCTTTCCTCCAGTGTCGATGATGTTTCAGTCATTTCCATCTTTGGGTTAGCAGGGTTGGGAAAAACCACACTCGCTAAATCAGTGTATAATGATACTGCGGTGGAGAAGAAATTTGATATTAGAATGTGGGTATGCGTCTCAGAAAACTTTGATATCCATACATTAGTTCGTGGCATTATTGCTGCAACTAAACAAGAATGTGCTGTTGAAAGTTTAGATCTTATGAAAAAGGGGTTGCAGGGTATTTTGAAAGATAAAAAGTTTTTGTTAGTGTTGGACGATGTATGGGATAAAGAGTCGGTGGGAGTTACACATCAAAAATGGAGTGAGTTAAAAACTGTGTTACATGTTGGAGCCAAAGGGAGTAAAATCATCGTAACAACACGTAATGAATCAGTAGCTTCACTTGTGCACCCTATACATAAGCATCAGTTAGAAGGTCTTTCTCAGGAGGATTCCATGACTTTATTTAAAAACAATGCATTTAACAAAGGAGAGGAGTCACACTATCAACACTTGATAAAAATTGGAGAAGACATTGTGAAGAAGTGTGGAGGGGTTCCCTTAGCACTAGCTACTCTAGGGAGTTTACTTCACTCGGAAAAGGAGCAACGTCGGTGGTTACATGTAAGAGATAATGAAATATGGAGTTTGCTCGAAAATGACAATATTATGGCTGCACTAAAATTGAGTTACAATGCACTGCCATCTCACTTGAAACCCTGTTTTGCCTTTTGTTCACTTTACCCCAAGGATTATGAATTTGTAAGTCTTGAAATTGTCCAATTATGGATGGCACAAGGCTTCCTCAAGTCCTCAAGAGAAAATGAAGATTTTGACGAGATGGGCCTGGACTACGTTAGGCAGTTTTGTTCCAAGTCTTTGTTTCAACTTGAATTTGATTTTAAGACAAGTGTGCAGTTCAAAATCCATGATTTAGTGCATGACTTGGCAATATCAGTGGCACGGGTAGATTGCTCCACAATTAATTTCCGTCCCTCTAGTGCTTTTGAAAAAGTCCGACACGTGTCAATATCGGAAAAAGACTTGTCTGGGGATGTGGCAGGAGTCCCGGCATTCATTCTCCAGTCGGAGAAACTGCGGACCATTCTAAATGTAGATAGTGAAGCTGGGATCTCCAATCAATATTTTCTAAAGACATGCATCTTGAGATTCAAGTATCTGCGTGCGCTAGATGTGCGTCGTTCTACTCTTGAGGAGCTACCATGTTCCATTGGTAACTTGATTCATTTAAGATATCTCAACCTGGATTTTAATGAGAAGATAAAACAGCTTCCCAGTTCCATTTGCAAGCTCTTGAATTTGCAGTTCTTAAGCCTTGCTGGTTGTGAGGCACTTGAGGAGTTACCCAAAGGCATAGGGAACCTGATCAATCTCAGATATTTGAATATAACTACACAGCAGATGTATTTTCCGAAAGGAGTATTTAGACGCCTCACCTTACTTCAATCCTTGATCATTGAGAATTGTGCGAATCTGAAATCTCTGGGAGAAGAGATCCAATACCTCACTAACCTTCGTCAACTGTGGATTGGTGACAGTGAAAATCTGGAGTCCATGCCACCTAACATGAAGAACTTGACTGCATTCCATACTTTGGGGATCGTTGATTGTAAGAAGCTTGAGTTAATGAGGTCGGGAGAAGGCATCAAAGGTCTTCGATCATTAATTATCAAAGGTAGTTCAGATTTGGAGGCTTTGCCCAATTGGCTTCAAGAGTCTGCAGACACTTTACAGAACATGGCGATCGGAGAGTGTGATAATCTCACGGCACTTCCAGAGTGGTTACAAAATCTCACCTTGCTGGAGCAACTGTTGATTAGGGAATGCCCCAAATTGTCTGCTTTGCCGCAAGGGATGCATTGCCTCACTGCCTTGAGAGAATTGGCCATTCGCGGGTGTCCTGAATTGAGAAAAAGATGCAAAAGGGAAACAGGAGAGGATTGGTCCAAGATCAAACATGTCCAAAAGATTAAACTCGATGACGAGGTGCGGATAATATCGATGATTAGGAAACAAATTACTTGTTCCACTACTGTGATGCTTTTCATAAATTGTTTGCACTTCTTATCCCATAAGCTCTTTATTATTTGTCTTAGATTTAATACATTCTATCCGTCAATTTCTTGATTTAATCTCTCATATATGCTGAATTTTTTTAGTACAATGAAGTATACGTGGTCGAAAAAAACAATGATTTCTCGCTTTAACTGCATTTGATTGAGCATCTTGTATTCTTACTTTACTACTCTCGTCTACTCTGACCAAAAGATTGGGAATCCAAATTTCAACTAATTACTCTCATCTGATTTAGAACAGAGTCCATATTTCATAAACTTCTCCATTCTTAACATCTTATTTCGTTTCTGTTAGGTGATATAATCAAGGTGTGGATTTGAGGAGTTGTAAAAAGAGCATGCGGCCACCGGAGGTGATTCAGAATGAATTAGCAGTGTTGCTGTGCAAGTACTGTACTGCATTTGTTTGGGTCCTGAACTCATAATGTTGGAGTTTGAAATAAGACATTTTTCATTTATGGCATAACTTAAAtgatgtgtgtgattgttgTTTTAAGACCGTGTGgcttcacctttttttttttttccaatttgtAGTTTATTGGTTTGCTTGTATTTAGTAAAGTTTCATCAATTTCAGAACTATATAATTGAATCGTTGTGGAATTGACGTTGATCACATTTGATGAAATAAGAAGATCAAGTTGTAGTAAATTGGCATTGTATATTTGAATCTGATAAGCCTTCTTTCACAGGAAGTAAATTGTTTATGATCTTATGCCATAAAATTAGCAATTCGATTTTGCAAGGAAGAGATTTTGAAGATGGCTGTGTTATGAAAAGAAAACTATCATTTGTGTTTTTCAATGATgtctttaaattttgttttagttgacaaCCATCACTTTCGTGGATCAAATAACTAAGCAATTCGTTTATTTGAGACAATAACCTTTCTCCCTTGCCTTCCAAAAAATCTCAAAATGATTTCAAACATGCCATTTAGTTCTTTAGAGTAAGCAAATTTTCATTGGTTTTCCATGCTTCACAAGTGCCTAACTAAAACCTGAATTCCAAACGGTTTTCACTTCAAATGTGGCTCCTAATATTACATTTCGAGATTCATGAGTCTTAATTACCACACTTCtcatattaaaattaaaatttggtGAACAGACTATTGACGCCCAAAAGTTTAACGGATCAGCTAATGAGTTTTGAGCCGACGCTCACTGATCACCAAATTTCTGCTGCCAATAACGTATGCAAATACTCAAATACCACACGCCATGTGAACATCACTCATGATCTTCGAGAAAACTGATGCAATTTCGAAAATATAGGTATTCAAAATGGCACCACGAAACCAACCGAAATATTTCTATTACAATATAAGAATCAAATTGATAACGCTTTCAGTAATCAATTTGTACAACCACTAACTAAACCCACTATCCACAGCTTCCAATATTTCAATAACATGAAAGGATGGAATACTCTCTCCTAAAGAATGCCTACCTTTTCTTTCCTTGTATTAATCTACAGCTCTATACCATGTCATCTTAACCCCAAAAATGACAACGCCAAGGAAACCACTCAAATACAGATACCACGATTCTTCTGTCCCTCCCACCCTTTTGTAAAGGGCATTGATTCTCCTTAAAAAGTGGAGAATCAAAGTAAATGCACAAAAATATGAAAACAAATTCACGCACAGATAAACTCATTTTACCCACAGGGGGAGGCCTAAGCAAAATGGCCCCTCTATGATGACACATTCCTCTCTCAATTATGATACAGCTGCTATGTTCAATTCATGCAGGCCTCAAAGCTCCTTGAACGATCTCCATGACTGTACGGTTACGCCGGCAAACATCTGATAGCTCCTCGAGTGGAACTGAAAGGGCATTGACATTAaccccagctgcagcatctgACAATGCTTGCAAGAATCTTGCACGCTCAACCTCTCTCACAGCCGTCAAAGGAATTAATGAAACACTCTCCCTGGCCCACTCCACCGACTGTGCTCCGTATGTTCGAGATAGTGATAGCAGTGTGTAAGTTACCTGTCATTGATGCAGAGCTAATCAAATTCCAAACACAACTCGTAGATGTCCATGATGGTTAATGTTAGCACATAGGAAAGGGTTTGAAAATATGAGTAAGGATTACAAACTACATTTTCTAGGCGAGAGCTTGGAATTGCTCCTGTTAATGCAGCAATCAAAACTCTTGTCATGCGGGATCCTCGAGGAATAATTACAGCATCCCTGATGGGTAAGTATTTTGCCCCCTCGGTAGAGTTTGCATGATCAAAGATATCTGATAAGAAGGTCAATATTGAATTTGACGCCTCCCTGCCAAGAAGAGAAGTACAGAAACTAAAACCCAGGTGCCTGTACTTGATATCAAACGCACAAAGATTGCCTACAATTCCATGGAATTTTCAAAGTACTATTCATTCAATCTTTATGTAAATGAAACGATGCTTCTGTTATTGCGGGGTAATTTTCTGAAGCTAATGGGGCAGCATTAAAAGTTCTGAAATAAGTGCTCATGCTATCATTCTTAGCTAAAATATTTTAACAGACACCACTCACACCAGATAATACAGATGGATAGAAAAAGAGATTCTACCTGTGTTGAACTGTAATGCCAATCAATGAGCAATCTACTAATGCTGGAAATGCTGCAGAAGGAATAAACAAGTGTGCACAATAACGGATGCATCTCGATGCGAGCAGAAAGCAATCATCTGCTATATCTGGTCTGGAAGTAAATTCCTGCAATACTTGTATGTAAGTCAACTAGCCAACCCATTATacttgaaagaaagaaagctatATCTGAATGTAACCTTACTTGAATGCTCGTGAGAATACGTGTTGTGTGCTGAAAGAGTGATTCAATCAAATTTTTCAAATAATCAGCACATGACGGGTCTGAGCCAAATATCTACGACACATGAATCAAATGCTCAATTAGtagacaataaaataaaaagaaaagaaaccatAGAAACACTATCAATTTCTTTTGTGAGAATAATGTACCTTTATAACTTCACTAGAGAGATAAAGGAAGCATGGTTGGTGATGCTGTTTATATAATTCTTGAATCTTCTCTAGCATTTCTCCAATTGTCGTTCCCATGCACCTTCCAGAAGTTCTCACCTAAAGAGCAcgagtaaccaaaaaaaaaaaatgaatgaatgaaagtagaaaatatgataaaagagaaaaaaaaatggcatgTTCTCTCAGTTGAATTTAGAAACGAGATCAGTTAACTCACAGCGTATTTGCAAGCTCGGCAAATAGACTCCATTGTCCGCATGTCCCAAGCACGACTACACCAGAACCAATCAAAATATTAGTTCAGAACACTAATAGGAGGTTGGGATCAGAATATAAGATAGGAACTTTGTCGCCGCAATAAGCAATGTGAGAATACTTACAGATCAAAGATGGCTTTGAAAATGGGCCAAAGCCTCTGGATTGCATCTGCCACAGCTTCTGCATGGGTTACATATCTGGAATTGATAATCTTCCATGTTTAGAACATTTCAAatgataaaataaataattgctCAAATAAATAAACCAACAGGCGTAGCAAGAAGGTATTGATCACACCTAAAGATGTACCCAAACCGATCAATATGAACTGTGAAATCACGAGCAGGCCTGTTATTTAGCATCTCTGGCGCTTGGCTAAGAACTTCCTGGTTGTTCATAGCATTAGTTCAGTATCCACATTCACAAAGGATTTGTGACTATACTTTCTTCTGAAAACAAAACTCACCTGTAAAGGACTAACGACTGGCAAACACAAGGCCTCCAGCGCCCTCTTAGCTTGGTCTGGGGGAAGTTCACTAATAACCTTGCTGCGGAAAAGAGTTCAACAGAAGTTCAGATTAACTGGATAATGCTAAACCAGATTCATCAAGCAATGCActtttcaaaaattttgcagCAACACTTTACCTTAAGGCTTCGACTAGATGCAATGAATCCTCAGCACAAACTTTCAAAGTACCTTCACCATTCACTGCCCTGTGATATATATGGAAAAGGCCTTCCAAACATCCACAGAGCTTTAACCGGCAATCTACATTTAGAGAGGGACAGGGACAAGCAAATAGTCAATGTAATCGATACAGAGCCAGACACAAGATTCCCAAGGAtttgcagaaagaaaaaaaggtgaTTTACACAATGAGTCTGAAAGCCAAACAAGTATTATCCTTATCCCTCAAATCTTTGCACAATGGTAAATAGAAATAAGAACAACAATAATGATTTTGAAAGCATAACAAGTATTTTCTTGTAGCCCACCAAGGAATAAAGCAAAGTGGAAGATATTGCagtaactgaaaaaaaaaattgtaccatCACAGATCTGCCGAAATGCCAAAGCTGCAGCTGCTGCAGAGTCTTCAGATTTAGCAAGGCCACTCATGAGAACATCTATAACTGAAGGCAGTATGGAGAGTCCACCAGATGCCGCATCAAGCCATTTTGAATAAGCTCCTATTGTTAAGCACACTGCAAAACTCAACAAGGAAACATGCCTTAAGTATAACATATTACTACACATGATAGGATgtagaaattaaagaaagagcATAAATTTTATTTGACAAACGTCATTTTTGAGTAAACAGGTAGCAAATTCCTCCACTCTACTTAACAACTCTATCATCTTAACACGGGTGGGAGAGAGCAGTAAAAGATAAATCAGTTCTATTGAAGAATAGAGCACCTGTCTGAAGTAGTTGGGGATGCTGAGGTAGTTTTAGAAGTCTGCCCATGACCTGTTCATTCAAACAAaccaatataaaaataaattaaaaataataataataataataataataataataataataaataaaaaactataAGAGCTTTATGCTAACAGATCATCTCAAAACATCCTCCAATAAGATATATTCACAGCATCACGACACATAAGATAATATATGATTCAATTTTCACATTAACCACAAAATGTTACTACAGCATCAGTGAAAAGATGTACAAGATGCATATGCCACATAATCTTGAAAATCAGTAGAGAATAGCTTATGCATGTACTGCAGGTAAAATCATGTGGGAGCTCTATCAGTAAGAATTTTTAATATAGAGCATCAAAGGACAGCATTAAATTTTCCATGAAGACTCTAACCAAAACAAGGGTAACACTATCATACCTAAGGAAAGGTACAGGAGAAATTTAAATGACATCATACCTTAGGCATTACTTCAGCTTCAACTACTGATACATAATTTGATATAGCCCGGATGCCAAATAAAGCAGCTTCTGCTGGGCGCCATTCACTTTCTTCATTCTGACAGCAGGCTGCGGCCTTAAATAATTGGAAAAAACTAACTATTCAACACGATGACAAAAGTATCTCATATATCTAAAACCAAGAGTACATCAGAAGAATGCTAAACAATCCTCGAAATCACGCAGTACATCTTTGAAATTCCCAGAACAGCAAAATATCACTCCTTAATTTCAGACAACCCTTGAAATTTTTTAATTACTTTTTGACACTAAGTTCATTAGAGGTGAATAGGATTTCAATAGTCCCATTTCGCGGATAAACATgtcaaaaaggaagaaaaattaaacTAATATTAATGAACTTCACAATAAACAAGAACTTAAATTTAAAAGGCGCAAAGAACTAATTGTATGTTCCAAGCAAATTAGTTTCTTATTTAGAATTTCCCCATAATAGTAAGCGTTATTATAGCTCAGTAAAATTGACACACCTCATCAAGTTTCATGTAAAGAATTCTCAGTGCGGCATCGCCTCCTAAAACTGATGCTGCGTCAATTAAGACATCCGCAACAGCTGGCAACAATACAAGTTCAGTTAGACAAGAAGACATGCTACATCCCAGGTCTCATCAAGAAGAATAGGCAACTACACCTACTTATTTAAAATTTGCAACTTGCCGGAGAGATTTTAGTCTATTATAAATGAAAGACATACACCAAAGCAAACAACGAGGTATTACCATATCTAGTCTGCTTGAACTCCTTAAGGTCCTCATATGACAGGTCTTGATAATCTCGAGGATATTGAATTCGGAAGCTAACCTGTACACAAATTTCAGTCTCTGAAGTTGAGTACAATAGAATGTTCTTCTAGAGAAAGATACAAGAATATCGAAAGAGAGATGTAATCTGGTATTTCATTGCTTCTCCCACTATTGATGTTTAATCTGTCAATTTACTTTATAAATGAATGAATCAATTATTTCCTAAACCAGTTAGAACTGTTTAATTATGTGACAAAATGGATGAATATAGATCCATTGCCCAACAAAGTATAAGACTCCCTGGAAATAAGATTAAagtcttctcagaagattgATGCGAATAAAGTAATACAGGAATATATCTATGAATCCAGGTAAACCATTAATTGGAAGCAGAATCACTTACTAAGGACACGAGCGACTCGTAAGCAGGGCGGAATATATGCAGCCTTCTATTTTTCTCAGATTCAATGGTGGATTCATTAACCAACGAGATATAAGAATCCCTGGAAAATAATATTAGATACATTACTTCAATATTGAAAAATAAGATTAGAACCATTACTATTTTATCTAAAGGCCTAACCAAATGATTGCACAGTTCCAGAATGATTCACCTTCTTGTCAAGGTCACCTGAAGACTATGCCAAAAATTGAATGTCATGGAAGCTATATAATATTCCGGGTGTGCAGCAACTTCCAATAATGCTTGTACAATCAATTTTGATTCATCAGAACCTGAACATATTATAACCAGAAAGGAATATATCACAGTTTGAAATATTCAATGGCACAAATAGAATCATGAATTCATTATCAACTCTGCCTTC contains these protein-coding regions:
- the LOC112177222 gene encoding putative disease resistance protein RGA4; the encoded protein is MEFASGIAETVLVRLASYAAQEVCLASGAQLELKKLNKTLSAIKLVLQDAERKQMQNPLITHWLGNLKDVCNDAEDVLDEFEFRKLRLEVLTNDHRSVKAKVHQFFSRWNPVVFNFKMGHKIKEIRERLDEIDAEKTKLSLIQVVELVDDCGEPQRAHVNKRETDSLLEGHVVGRDDDKEKIILRFDDTLSSSVDDVSVISIFGLAGLGKTTLAKSVYNDTAVEKKFDIRMWVCVSENFDIHTLVRGIIAATKQECAVESLDLMKKGLQGILKDKKFLLVLDDVWDKESVGVTHQKWSELKTVLHVGAKGSKIIVTTRNESVASLVHPIHKHQLEGLSQEDSMTLFKNNAFNKGEESHYQHLIKIGEDIVKKCGGVPLALATLGSLLHSEKEQRRWLHVRDNEIWSLLENDNIMAALKLSYNALPSHLKPCFAFCSLYPKDYEFVSLEIVQLWMAQGFLKSSRENEDFDEMGLDYVRQFCSKSLFQLEFDFKTSVQFKIHDLVHDLAISVARVDCSTINFRPSSAFEKVRHVSISEKDLSGDVAGVPAFILQSEKLRTILNVDSEAGISNQYFLKTCILRFKYLRALDVRRSTLEELPCSIGNLIHLRYLNLDFNEKIKQLPSSICKLLNLQFLSLAGCEALEELPKGIGNLINLRYLNITTQQMYFPKGVFRRLTLLQSLIIENCANLKSLGEEIQYLTNLRQLWIGDSENLESMPPNMKNLTAFHTLGIVDCKKLELMRSGEGIKGLRSLIIKGSSDLEALPNWLQESADTLQNMAIGECDNLTALPEWLQNLTLLEQLLIRECPKLSALPQGMHCLTALRELAIRGCPELRKRCKRETGEDWSKIKHVQKIKLDDEVI
- the LOC112177117 gene encoding transportin MOS14; protein product: MLDYQISKTMELQNTVKEALNALYHHPDDGVRMQADRFLQDFQRTLDAWQVADNLLHDATSNRETLIFCSQTLRSKVQRDFEELPSEAFRPLRDSLNNLLREFHKGPPKVRTQISIAVAALAVHVPAEDWGDGGIVNWLRDQMNSHPEYIPGFLELLTVLPEEVFNYKIAARPERRRQFEKELTSQMEVALNILTACLNINELKEQVLEAFASWLRLKHGIPGSLLASHPLVLTALSSLNSELLSEAAVNVISELIHYTTSRESGGVQVQMPLIQVIVPQVMNLKAQLRDSSKDEEDVKAIARLFADMGDSYVDLIATGSDESKLIVQALLEVAAHPEYYIASMTFNFWHSLQVTLTRRDSYISLVNESTIESEKNRRLHIFRPAYESLVSLVSFRIQYPRDYQDLSYEDLKEFKQTRYAVADVLIDAASVLGGDAALRILYMKLDEAAACCQNEESEWRPAEAALFGIRAISNYVSVVEAEVMPKVMGRLLKLPQHPQLLQTVCLTIGAYSKWLDAASGGLSILPSVIDVLMSGLAKSEDSAAAAALAFRQICDDCRLKLCGCLEGLFHIYHRAVNGEGTLKVCAEDSLHLVEALSKVISELPPDQAKRALEALCLPVVSPLQEVLSQAPEMLNNRPARDFTVHIDRFGYIFRYVTHAEAVADAIQRLWPIFKAIFDLRAWDMRTMESICRACKYAVRTSGRCMGTTIGEMLEKIQELYKQHHQPCFLYLSSEVIKIFGSDPSCADYLKNLIESLFQHTTRILTSIQEFTSRPDIADDCFLLASRCIRYCAHLFIPSAAFPALVDCSLIGITVQHREASNSILTFLSDIFDHANSTEGAKYLPIRDAVIIPRGSRMTRVLIAALTGAIPSSRLENVTYTLLSLSRTYGAQSVEWARESVSLIPLTAVREVERARFLQALSDAAAGVNVNALSVPLEELSDVCRRNRTVMEIVQGALRPA